The Humulus lupulus chromosome 3, drHumLupu1.1, whole genome shotgun sequence genome window below encodes:
- the LOC133823368 gene encoding FT-interacting protein 1-like — protein sequence MSSPAAASRAEDYKLKDTKPQLGERWPHGGLRGGGGWISSERATSTYDLVEQMFYLYVRVVKAKDLPTNPVTGNCDPYVEVKVGNYKGKTRHFEKKTNPLWNQVFAFSKEKIQSSAVEVFVRDKEMVARDDYIGKVVFDMHEVPTRVPPDSPLAPQWYRLEHRHREIKVRGEVMLAVWMGTQADEAFPESWHSDAASVHGEAVYNIRSKVYVSPKLWYLRVNVIEAQDVEPRDRSQPPQAFVKAQVGNQILKTKLSQTRTTNPMWNEDLLFVAAEPFEEHLVLTVENKVTSAKDEVMGQTTITLDSFERRLDHRPVHSHWFNLERFGFGVIEADKRHELKFSSRLHLRVCLEGAYHVLDESTMYISDVRPTARQLWKQPIGILEVGILSAQGLLQMKTKDGKGTTDAYCVAKYGQKWVRTRTITESFNPKWNEQYTWEVYDPCTVITIGVFDNCHLGGNDKLADARIGKVRIRLSTLEMDRIYTNSYPLLVLQPSGLKKMGELQLAVRFTCLSLANIIYLYGHPLLPKMHYLHPFTVNQLDSLRYQAMTIVAVRLGRAEPPLRKEVVEYMLDVDSHMWSMRRSKANFFRIVSFFSGAISMSKWLGEVCQWRNPVTTILVHILFFILICYPELILPTMFLYMFLIGIWNFRCRPRHPPHMDTKLSWAEAVHPDELDEEFDTFPTSKQQDVARMRYDRLRSVAGRIQTVVGDIATQGERFQSLLSWRDPRATSLYIIFCLIIAIILYVTPFQMIALVAGIFWLRHPRFRSKLPSVPSNFFRRLPSRADSML from the coding sequence ATGAGTTCACCGGCTGCTGCAAGTCGTGCGGAGGACTATAAGCTAAAGGACACCAAACCACAGCTGGGGGAACGATGGCCTCATGGAGGACTGCGTGGAGGAGGCGGGTGGATAAGCAGCGAGAGAGCTACTAGCACTTATGATCTCGTTGAGCAGATGTTCTATCTCTATGTTCGAGTGGTGAAAGCCAAAGATCTACCCACAAACCCTGTAACAGGAAACTGCGATCCCTACGTTGAAGTCAAGGTTGGAAACTACAAGGGCAAAACAAGACACTTCGAGAAGAAAACAAACCCTTTATGGAACCAGGTTTTTGCTTTCTCAAAAGAAAAAATTCAATCCTCAGCTGTCGAAGTTTTTGTTCGAGACAAAGAAATGGTGGCCAGAGATGATTACATAGGGAAGGTCGTCTTTGACATGCATGAAGTACCCACCAGAGTCCCACCAGACAGCCCTTTGGCTCCTCAGTGGTACAGATTAGAGCACCGCCATAGGGAGATCAAAGTTAGAGGAGAGGTAATGTTAGCAGTCTGGATGGGAACACAAGCTGACGAAGCTTTCCCTGAGTCATGGCACTCGGACGCAGCCTCAGTTCATGGTGAAGCAGTTTACAACATTCGATCAAAAGTTTACGTCTCACCAAAACTATGGTACCTAAGGGTCAACGTCATTGAAGCTCAGGATGTTGAGCCACGAGACAGAAGTCAACCACCCCAAGCTTTTGTTAAAGCCCAAGTGGGAAACCAAATTCTGAAGACAAAGCTCTCCCAAACCAGAACCACAAACCCAATGTGGAATGAAGATTTGCTCTTTGTTGCAGCTGAGCCATTTGAAGAGCACCTAGTACTCACAGTAGAAAACAAAGTAACCTCTGCTAAAGACGAAGTAATGGGACAAACTACTATAACTCTAGACAGCTTCGAGCGAAGATTGGATCACCGGCCAGTCCATTCTCATTGGTTTAACCTGGAAAGGTTTGGCTTTGGAGTAATTGAAGCAGATAAAAGGCATGAGCTTAAATTCTCAAGCAGACTTCATCTCAGAGTGTGCCTAGAAGGAGCCTACCATGTGCTAGACGAGTCAACAATGTACATAAGCGATGTTAGACCAACAGCTCGGCAGCTATGGAAGCAACCAATTGGGATTCTCGAAGTGGGCATTTTGAGCGCTCAAGGACTTCTCCAAATGAAAACCAAAGACGGCAAAGGAACTACGGATGCCTATTGTGTAGCCAAATATGGCCAAAAATGGGTCCGAACCAGAACAATCACTGAAAGTTTCAATCCCAAATGGAATGAACAATACACTTGGGAGGTTTATGATCCTTGTACTGTCATCACCATTGGGGTATTCGACAATTGCCATCTTGGTGGAAACGACAAACTGGCTGATGCAAGAATCGGGAAAGTAAGAATTCGACTTTCAACTCTTGAAATGGATCGAATTTATACCAACTCTTATCCACTTCTGGTTCTGCAACCATCTGGTTTGAAGAAAATGGGTGAGCTTCAATTGGCCGTTAGATTCACATGTctctcattggccaacataatcTATTTATACGGACACCCTTTATTGCCCAAAATGCATTACCTTCATCCATTTACAGTGAATCAATTGGATAGTCTGAGATATCAGGCCATGACCATTGTGGCAGTGAGACTTGGCCGAGCTGAGCCACCATTGAGGAAAGAGGTAGTGGAGTACATGTTAGATGTGGATTCACACATGTGGAGTATGAGAAGAAGCAAGGCCAACTTCTTCAGAATTGTTTCGTTTTTCTCTGGTGCTATCTCCATGAGTAAATGGCTTGGCGAGGTTTGTCAATGGCGTAACCCAGTGACAACTATTCTGGTTCATATCTTGTTCTTCATATTGATTTGTTACCCAGAGTTGATTCTTCCCACCATGTTTCTTTACATGTTTCTGATCGGAATATGGAACTTCCGGTGCCGGCCAAGGCATCCTCCTCACATGGATACCAAGCTTTCATGGGCAGAAGCTGTTCATCCAGACGAACTTGATGAGGAATTTGATACCTTCCCAACTTCCAAGCAACAAGATGTCGCTCGGATGAGATACGACAGGCTAAGAAGTGTGGCTGGGAGGATTCAGACTGTGGTGGGAGATATTGCAACTCAGGGGGAGAGGTTTCAGTCTCTGCTTAGTTGGAGAGATCCAAGGGCCACCAGTCTGTACATAATCTTCTGTTTGATCATAGCCATTATTCTTTATGTGACACCATTTCAGATGATTGCTCTGGTTGCTGGGATATTTTGGCTTCGTCATCCTAGATTTCGAAGTAAGTTGCCTTCAGTCCCGAGCAACTTCTTCAGAAGACTGCCATCTCGTGCTGATAGCATGCTCTGA